A single Cucumis melo cultivar AY chromosome 4, USDA_Cmelo_AY_1.0, whole genome shotgun sequence DNA region contains:
- the LOC103500299 gene encoding uncharacterized protein LOC103500299 — protein MPLKVVDATLSDFNAVFDKFRSQLPNNKANFILFLADKDPSTSRSWCPEKGSFSSILRTRKSLVHSKLFRASTCLLFLSVFFASVYCTSDPEDHRLIVSESTTIQLSGGLPVKNSPGSKPGTVVACERVYIQGLPRFKNLKKAAHTVKVKVSSRNSSFWMSNVEVCFHRNMSLGIGMCPQSQWEKVGRGSWVQSMSPFDQKLLDIRTCGLSLESFEVSTEEEFFLYRIIFLILGVLLMSSASILSKSLVFYYGSGMAIGILLIVLMILFQGMKLLPTGRKSSLVIFLYASAVGLGSFFIRYIPGLLYQILLEMGISEDMYNPLAAFLLAFIFLIGAWLGFWVVHKFVLDEDGSIDTSTSLFVTWSIRILASLLILQCSLDPLLATGVLICGIVASSMLRKIFKFRFLRRLFKNLFKSPKKIPKRSHISDMPRWDDSDDECTLKTTPLYKEPRFYRSQNRKFLLQSCDSSKHGDVYPSTFHSTPERRKFSKDEWEKFTKDSTKKALEGLVSSPDFSSWLVDRADRISITPQSSRAEKRRKWLHWF, from the exons atgccGCTGAAGGTAGTGGACGCCACCCTCTCCGACTTCAATGCTGTATTCGACAAATTCCGATCACAACTGCCAAACAATAAAGCTAATTTCATCCTCTTTCTAGCCGACAAAGATCCTTCCACCTCTCGCAGCTGGTGTCCTG AAAAAGGGAGCTTCAGTTCTATCCTTCGAACCAGAAAAAGCTTGGTCCATTCAAAGTTGTTTCGAGCTTCTACTTGCCTTCTATTTCTCTCAGTGTTCTTCGCTTCAGTCTACTGTACTTCTGACCCTGAAGACCATCGTCTTATTGTCTCTGAATCAACTACTATACAATTATCTGGTGGCTTGCCTGTGAAAAATTCTCCAGGTTCCAAACCTGGAACTGTGGTGGCTTGTGAAAGAGTATACATCCAAGGATTACCGAGGTTTAAAAATCTTAAGAAGGCTGCACACACAGTGAAAGTAAAGGTTTCATCCCGAAATTCAAGTTTTTGGATGTCAAATGTTGAGGTTTGTTTTCACAGGAATATGTCTCTTGGGATAGGAATGTGTCCTCAGAGTCAGTGGGAGAAAGTTGGCAGAGGTTCTTGGGTCCAATCCATGTCACCGTTTGACCAGAAGCTTTTAGATATTAGAACATGTGGGTTatccttggaaagttttgaagtaTCAACTGAAGAAGAATTCTTTTTGTATCGCATAATCTTTTTAATCCTGGGTGTGTTGTTAATGAGTTCAGCCTCTATACTGAGCAAGTCGTTGGTATTTTATTATGGCAGCGGTATGGCAATTGGAATTCTCCTTATAGTGTTAATGATCCTTTTTCAGGGGATGAAGCTTCTGCCTACTGGTCGGAAGAGCTCGCTTGTAATTTTTCTATACGCATCTGCAGTTGGTCTTGGATCTTTTTTCATCCGGTACATACCTGGATTATTGTATCAGATACTTTTGGAAATGGGTATAAGTGAGGACATGTATAATCCTCTAGCAGCATTTCTGCTGGCTTTTATTTTTCTGATTGGAGCATGGTTGGGCTTTTGGGTAGTCCACAAATTCGTCCTTGACGAGGATGGATCAATCGATACAAGTACATCACTTTTTGTCACATGGTCCATTCGAATTTTGGCTAGTCTTCTTATTCTTCAGTGTTCCTTGGATCCCTTGCTGGCAACAGGAGTTTTAATATGTGGAATAGTGGCTTCATCAATGTTGAGAAAAATCTTTAAGTTCAGATTTCTACGTCGCCTATTCAAGAATTTATTCAAATCTCCAAAGAAAATACCCAAGAGATCTCATATCTCTGATATGCCACGTTGGGATGATTCTGATGATGAATGCACTTTGAAGACTACCCCGCTTTACAAAGAACCCAGGTTCTATAGATCCCAAAATAGAAAATTCTTACTTCAGTCCTGTGATTCTTCTAAACATGGCGATGTATATCCTTCAACGTTCCATTCCACTCCTGAACGGAGAAAATTTTCAAAGGACGAGTGGGAAAAGTTCACCAAGGACTCAACTAAAAAGGCTTTGGAAGGACTAGTTTCTTCACCAGACTTTAGCAGTTGGCTTGTTGATAGAGCAGATAGAATCAGCATAACTCCCCAAAGCTCTAGAGCTGAGAAGCGTCGAAAGTGGCTCCATTGGTTCTGA
- the LOC103500300 gene encoding FT-interacting protein 1 has translation MKQLVVEVIDAHDLMPKDGEGSASPFVEVDFQNHISRTKTVPKSLDPIWNQKLSFNFDKTQNHQYQNIDISVYHEKRLIEGRSFLGRVRISCSNIAKEGEETYQRFHLENKWFLSAVKGEIGLKIYISPPKKSPINPQEPPISNPPTRVVSDPPITSALAAVTKADGVPVSDIQEEPKKDVLKISQSKDNSTLPVAECPTKDPAKETKEEIEEPIEPRQETTQLHKQQTMQRPRIVVQRRPQGASSSMNRNIPPTMNTRNSEANLSNQDDYEIRDTNPQLGEQWPNGGGYGGRSWLSGERHTSTYDLVEQMFYLYVRVMKARDLPSSSITGGCDPYVEVKLGNYKGRTKHFDKKQNPEWNQVFAFSKERIQSSALEVFVKDKEMLGRDDYLGRVVFDLNEVPTRVPPDSPLAPQWYRLEDRRGTGKVRGEIMVAVWMGTQADEAFPEAWHSDAASVFGEGVHNVRSKVYVSPKLWYLRLNVIEAQDVIPNDRNRLPDLFVKVQVGNQVLRTKISSTSTTNPFWNEDLVFVVAEPFEEQLVITIEDRVHPSKEDVLGQISLPLDTFDKRLDYRPVHSRWFNLEKYGFGVLEADRRKELKFSSRIHLRASLEGGYHVLDESTLYISDQRPTAKQLWKPPVGILEVGILSAQELLPMKMKDGRGSTDAYCIAKYGQKWVRTRTILNTFSPKWNEQYTWEVYDPCTVITLGVFDNCHLGGGEKHNGSSGARDSRIGKVRIRLSTLEAHKTYTHSYPLLVLHPTGVKKMGELQLAIRFTTLSLANMIYIYGNPLLPKMHYLQPFTVNQIENLRYQAMNIVATRLSRAEPPLRKEVIEYMLDVDSHVWSMRRSKANFFRIMSLLSGMISVTRWFREVCNWRNPITSVLVHILFLILIWYPELILPTVFLYMFLIGLWNYRFRPRHPPHMDTKLSWAEAVNPDELDEEFDTFPTSKPNDLVRLRYDRLRSVAGRIQTVVGDIATQGERVQSLLSWRDPRATSLFIVFCLCTAAVLYATPFRVVALVAGLYCLRHPKFRSKLPSVPGNFFKRLPPQTDSLL, from the coding sequence ATGAAGCAGCTGGTGGTGGAAGTAATAGATGCTCATGATCTTATGCCCAAAGATGGTGAAGGATCTGCAAGTCCATTTGTAGAAGTTGATTTTCAAAACCATATAAGTCGAACAAAAACGGTTCCAAAGAGTCTCGATCCCATTTGGAATCAGAAACTATCTTTCAATTTCGACAAAACCCAAAACCATCAGTACCAAAACATTGATATCTCTGTTTATCATGAAAAGAGATTGATTGAAGGAAGAAGCTTTCTTGGAAGAGTTAGAATTTCTTGCTCTAACATTGCCAAGGAAGGTGAAGAAACTTATCAGAGATTCCATTTAGAAAACAAGTGGTTTCTCTCGGCTGTCAAAGGTGAGATTGGCTTGAAAATCTATATTTCACCACCAAAAAAATCTCCTATAAATCCACAAGAACCCCCAATTTCTAATCCTCCAACCAGAGTGGTTTCAGATCCTCCTATTACTTCAGCATTAGCGGCAGTAACTAAAGCAGACGGTGTTCCTGTTAGTGATATTCAAGAAGAACCAAAGAAAGATGTTTTAAAAATCTCACAATCTAAAGATAACTCAACTCTTCCTGTAGCTGAGTGTCCTACCAAAGATCCTGCTAAAGAGACAAAGGAAGAGATCGAAGAACCGATTGAACCAAGACAAGAGACAACACAACTACACAAGCAGCAAACAATGCAGCGGCCTCGAATAGTAGTACAGAGACGACCACAAGGTGCTTCATCCTCGATGAACAGAAACATTCCACCAACAATGAACACAAGGAATTCAGAAGCTAATCTCAGCAACCAGGATGACTATGAGATCAGGGACACTAATCCTCAACTCGGGGAGCAATGGCCAAATGGAGGAGGGTATGGTGGAAGAAGTTGGCTGAGTGGTGAGCGACACACGAGCACTTATGATCTTGTTGAGCAAATGTTCTATCTATATGTTCGTGTGATGAAAGCAAGGGATCTACCTTCTAGTTCTATCACTGGAGGTTGTGATCCTTATGTGGAAGTGAAGCTTGGAAACTATAAGGGGAGAACAAAGCATTTTGACAAGAAGCAAAATCCAGAATGGAATCAGGTCTTTGCTTTCTCAAAAGAACGCATACAGTCTTCTGCACTTGAAGTTTTTGTCAAGGACAAAGAAATGCTCGGAAGAGATGATTACCTGGGCCGAGTGGTGTTCGACTTAAACGAGGTTCCTACTCGAGTTCCCCCGGATAGTCCATTGGCTCCTCAATGGTACAGATTGGAGGACAGGCGAGGAACAGGCAAGGTAAGAGGAGAAATCATGGTTGCAGTTTGGATGGGAACACAAGCTGATGAAGCCTTCCCAGAGGCGTGGCATTCTGATGCAGCCTCGGTCTTTGGGGAAGGTGTTCATAATGTAAGATCAAAGGTTTATGTCTCTCCAAAACTATGGTACCTGAGGTTAAATGTGATTGAAGCTCAAGATGTAATCCCCAACGACAGAAACCGCCTTCCAGATCTTTTTGTCAAAGTTCAGGTTGGAAATCAGGTACTAAGAACGAAGATCAGTTCAACAAGCACTACTAATCCATTCTGGAATGAAGATTTGGTATTCGTGGTAGCAGAGCCTTTTGAAGAACAGTTGGTAATCACTATTGAGGACAGAGTACACCCTTCAAAAGAAGATGTCTTGGGGCAGATCAGTCTCCCTCTCGACACGTTTGATAAGCGGCTAGATTATAGACCAGTCCATTCACGCTGGTTCAATCTTGAGAAGTACGGTTTTGGAGTCCTAGAAGCGGATAGGCGGAAGGAACTCAAATTTTCAAGCAGGATTCACTTGAGAGCTTCTCTCGAAGGTGGATATCATGTACTAGATGAATCAACTTTATACATCAGTGACCAACGACCCACTGCAAAACAGCTCTGGAAACCACCGGTGGGAATATTGGAGGTAGGAATATTAAGTGCTCAAGAATTACTTCCAATGAAGATGAAGGATGGGAGAGGAAGCACAGATGCTTATTGTATTGCAAAGTACGGCCAAAAATGGGTTCGAACTAGAACAATTCTCAATACTTTCAGTCCCAAATGGAATGAACAATACACATGGGAAGTCTATGATCCATGTACAGTCATTACTTTGGGAGTTTTCGACAACTGCCATTTGGGGGGTGGTGAAAAACATAATGGAAGCAGTGGAGCAAGAGATTCAAGGATTGGAAAGGTTCGAATTCGACTATCGACACTTGAAGCTCACAAAACCTacactcattcttatccccttCTGGTTCTACACCCCACTGGAGTAAAGAAGATGGGGGAGCTTCAACTTGCAATTCGCTTCACCACTCTATCTTTGGCAAACATGATATACATCTATGGAAATCCATTGCTGCCAAAGATGCATTACCTTCAACCTTTCACAGTGAACCAAATAGAAAATTTAAGGTATCAAGCTATGAACATTGTAGCAACAAGGCTCAGTCGAGCTGAACCGCCTTTAAGAAAAGAAGTCATTGAGTACATGTTAGATGTCGATTCACATGTATGGAGCATGAGAAGAAGCAAAGCTAACTTCTTCCGAATCATGTCACTGCTTTCAGGAATGATTTCAGTTACTCGATGGTTTCGTGAAGTTTGCAACTGGAGGAACCCCATCACATCTGTGCTTGTGCACATTTTGTTCCTTATCTTGATTTGGTATCCAGAACTGATACTTCCCACTGTTTTTCTATACATGTTCCTCATTGGCCTATGGAACTATAGGTTTAGGCCAAGGCACCCACCTCACATGGACACCAAGCTCTCCTGGGCTGAAGCAGTGAACCCAGATGAGCTCGATGAGGAATTTGACACGTTCCCAACTTCCAAACCGAACGATTTAGTTCGACTAAGGTATGACAGGTTAAGAAGTGTTGCAGGGAGGATCCAGACGGTTGTAGGGGACATAGCAACACAAGGAGAGAGAGTTCAATCTCTACTCAGTTGGAGGGACCCCAGAGCCACCAGTCTTTTCATAGTATTTTGTCTTTGCACTGCTGCTGTGCTATATGCTACCCCTTTCAGAGTGGTGGCTTTGGTTGCAGGTTTATATTGTTTAAGGCATCCGAAGTTCCGCAGCAAACTTCCATCAGTTCCTGGCAATTTTTTCAAGAGATTGCCTCCCCAAACAGACAGTTTGCTATGA
- the LOC103500301 gene encoding 60S ribosomal protein L6-1-like — translation MAPKTARVSRNPDLIRGVGKYSRSKMYHKRGLWAIKAKNGGVFPRHDAKPKPEAPAEKPPKFYPADDVKKPLVNKRKAKPTKLRASITPGTVLIILTGRFKGKRVVFLKQLPSGLLLVTGPFKVNGVPLRRVNQSYVIATSTKVDITGVNVEKFDDKYFSKEVQKKKKKGEGEFFEAEKEEKSALPQDKKDDQKTVDSALLKSIEAVSDLKTYLAARFSLKAGMKPHELVF, via the exons ATGGCTCCGAAGACAGCAAGAGTTAGCCGAAACCCCGATCTCATTCGAGGGGTTGGCAAATACTCGAGGTCCAAGATGTACCACAAGCGAGGTCTCTGGGCAATCAAGGCCAAAAATGGAGGTGTCTTCCCTCGCCACGATGCCAAGCCTAAGCCCGAAGCTCCAGCTGAAAAGCCGCCGAAATTTTACCCTGCCGACGATGTTAAGAAACCCCTTGTCAACAAACGCAAAGCTAAGCCTACCAAACTTAG GGCTAGTATTACTCCTGGAACTGTGCTTATCATTCTTACTGGAAGGTTCAAGGGAAAGAGAGTTGTGTTCTTGAAGCAACTTCCGTCTGGGTTGCTTTTAGTGACTG GTCCGTTCAAAGTCAATGGCGTTCCTTTGAGACGTGTGAATCAGTCATACGTGATTGCAACCTCCACCAAGGTGGACATTACAGGAGTTAACGTGGAGAAGTTTGATGACAAATATTTCTCCAAGGAagttcaaaagaagaaaaagaagggagAAGGAGAATTTTTTGAGGCAGAGAAGGAG GAAAAAAGTGCACTTCCACAAGACAAAAAAGATGATCAGAAGACCGTGGACTCAGCTCTGCTGAAGTCCATCGAGGCAGTCTCAGACTTAAAGACCTACTTAGCTGCAAGGTTTTCTCTAAAGGCAGGCATGAAACCACATGAACTTGTTTTCTAA
- the LOC127143813 gene encoding thioredoxin-like protein Clot: protein MLALQKEAFTNWLELKDFVSQLLCGHSLHLLYAVAYVLEYIAGKAIYCVRAEPVIYKKLEAASDDTALLRAYVGDRPTWRNPQHPWRVDCRFKLTGVPTLVRWEENDKISGRLEDHEAHVENKIDALIAGK from the exons ATGTTAGCACTTCAAAAAGAGGCATTTACAAACTGGCTGGAGCTTAAGGATTTTGTTTCTCAGCTTTTATGTGGTCATTCTCTCCATTTGCTTTATGCAGTAGCCTATGTACTTGAGTATATTGCAGGGAAGGCTATTT ACTGTGTGAGAGCTGAACCAGTGATCTACAAAAAACTGGAAGCAGCATCAGATGATACTGCACTTTTGAGAGCCTATGTTGGAGATAGACCTACATGGAGGAATCCCCAGCATCCATGGAGAGTGGATTGTAGGTTCAAGCTTACTGGAGTTCCAACGCTGGTTCGATGGGAGGAGAACGATAAGATCAGTGGTCGCCTTGAAGATCATGAAGCTCATGTGGAAAACAAAATTGATGCCCTTATTGCTGGTAAATAA